DNA sequence from the Oncorhynchus nerka isolate Pitt River linkage group LG9b, Oner_Uvic_2.0, whole genome shotgun sequence genome:
ACAACAGACAAGCATTTGGTCTATGGTGAGAGCCCAGCCCCCAGGACTCTATCAAGCAGTGGATCGTGGATTGGGGACACGATTATGGATCGTGGATGGATCACTGGATCGTGGACACGATTATGACAGCATACCGCCTGGCTGGCAGGACAGTGCTTGGATCTGTGGTGGCACATTCAACGAGGTGTGGCTGTGTCCTGGGCTCTATTGAGAGGAGTGCCACTCAATGATATCTGTGCTACGGCCGGCTGGGCTTCCTCTTGCACATTTTGCTAGGTACTATTGGGTAATGTGGCACCTCCCTCTGCAGTTAGTTCAGCGGTACTGGGCGTCACCTCACCTTCCGGGGACTGCACCAGGACCCCCCTTTCGCATTGACGGCCCCTGGGACTTCACCACTGGATGGCCAGGTCCCTCTAGCACTGACTAAATCTGGTACGGGTATCCCAATATAGTGAAACCACGGTTATGTGAGCTATATGGATGACTCCAATCCTCTACGGTGCTAGAGGCAACTCAAATTATGTGGAGAATGTGTCACAGACATGGGGTCTATATATAGGGGCAGACCCCAGCTGTGATACAGGTGTACACGAAGGGAATCTAAGGCCTCACCTCGGATGTATCCCTCCGCCGTGGAGTGATACCAATATCTTGGAGTgatccatatacagtggggcaaaaaattatttaacAATTATCAATTAtccaacaattgtgcaagttctcccacttaaagatgaggcctgtaattttcatcataggtacacttcaactatgacagacaaaataagaaaagaaatccagaaaataacattgtaggatttttaatgaatttatttgcaaattatggtggaaaataagtatttggtcacctacaaacaagcaagatttctggctctcacagacctgtaacttcttctttaagaggctcctctgtcctccactcgttacctgtattaatggcacctgtttgaacttgttatcagtataaatgatacctgtccacaacctcaaacagtcacactccaaactccactatggccaagaccaaagagctgtcaaaggacaccagaaacaaaattgtagacctgcaccaggctgggaagactgaatctgcaataagtaagcagcttggtttgaagaaatcaactgtgggagcaattattaggaaatggaagacatacaagaccactgataatctccctcgatctggggctccacgcaagatctcaccccgtggggtcaaaatgatcataagaacggtgagcaaaaatcccagaaccacacggggggggggGAGACCTAGTGaatgtttgctagagagcatttggatgatccagaagaagattgggagaatgtcatttggtcagatgaaaccaaaatataactttttggtaaaaacttgtcgtgtttggaggacaaagaatgctgagttgcatccaaagaacaccacacctactgtgaagcatgggggtggaaacatcatgctttggggctgttttcctgcaaagggaccaggacgactgatccgtgtacaggaaagaatgaatggggccatgtatcgtgagattttgagtgaaaacctccttccatcagcaagggcattgaagatgaaacgtggctgggtctttcagcatgacaatgatcccaaacacaccgcccgggcaacgaaggagtggcttcgtaagaagcatttcaaggtcctggagtggcctagccagtctctagatctcaaccccatagaaaatctttggagggagttgaaagtctgtgttgcccagcaacagccccaaaacatcattgCTCAGGAgaactgcatggaggaatgggccaaaataccagcaacagtgtgtgaaaaccttgtgaagacttacagaacacATTtgacattgccaacaaagggtatataacaaagtattgagataaaccttttattgaccaaatacatattttccaccataatttgcaaataaatgtgattttctggattttttccatcatagttgaagtgtacctatgatgaaaattacaggcctcgtctttttaagtgggagaacttgcacaattggtggctgactaaatactttgttGCCCCACTGTAGCTCACAACCTTCATTCTTtctgttttgctctaggacacaCACGTCTCCTGAATGGAAGTACATGGAGATAGTTTAGTGCCTAAAACAAGGGGATAAAAACATGTTAAAAGTTCCCTGATCTTTGACATCTCTGAGATATAGGacaggaagtttgttctgaaggaAATTTAGAACAAACTGTGTTCAAAAGCAAACTGCAAGATGGTTTGTCAAAATGTTACAATGGCAATTATTCCTACATGAGTAGAGTTAATGATTAAACCTGTACTCCTCTGGGAAAAAATTGAATAACTAGGACTTAAAACAAGCTAGAATCATACTTGTGGAATTAAAGAATGGTGCACACAATTTTATTTAACGAGTTACACAAAGCAGTGATGGTGTATACAAGTTAGAAAGAGACCAAAAGGGATGGCTAGTAGGGTTCTAATAAAACTACAATTCTCAATCGTTGGAGCAGAGATGACATGCACTCACAAGTACAGCATTACAGGAAAGGTAAAGCAGACAGTCAAATGTAAATGCTTAATATCAAGCATTCTCACCAATAAATCACGTCATCCTAGCAAGCATTCTCTCGCATCAATCAAGTTTTGTTCTCTCCAAACCTAGTGAGAAAAACTGTATATATAGAATAAAGTGTGGATGTGTTTCTCTGAACGGATCAATGTCGTTCTTCCCTGGTCCTCTTCGTGTCCTAACGGAACTGCAGGGGACTGACACGCAGACCAATCACATCTTTTCCGATCTCCGTCACCTTGGAAATAAGGTTCAAGGGTCAGAGATATCACTGGGAAGGTGATGTCTAAACTGTTTAAATACTGACAAAGCAATTAATACAACATTTACATAAAAGCAGGACACTTCTAAATAGGAGGGGCTTTGTGTACATAACACAGTACAGCAGTTCTCTTGACTGACCTGTGTGACCCTGCAGACCTGGCCTTTGTAGGGGGGGCAGTAGCAGGCCCCAGACAGAGGGCACTTCTCCACGGGGCGTCCACGGTATAGGGGCGTGTAGGAGGCAGCGCACAGGTCAAATGGATTGTGGGGGTCGTAGTTCAGCTGGTGAGCATCTGTCAGCGTCTTCTCGCATGCTGCCAAGATCTTGCGTGTCTAAAAGACAGCGATAGAGATGGTAAAAGTGACAATATGGAAATAAATGCATTTATATACAAACAAACAGTTAGATTGTTACCTGCTGTGCCACCTCTGGTTTGGGCCCTAATTCAAGCAAGCGACGGGCAAAACTGGCAGCTGTCTTGAAGTTCTTCAGTTTGAAGAACAGATTTAGTGCCGTACGTAATACCAGGACCATGTGGACTGGCTGGAGACTGCAGTGGGTGAAGTAAGCTGCCATCTGAAAATATCAAACAATCAAATACAATAATTAAAAGACTACTGGGTAGTAAACTCTTATGATTAGAGACTTAACGGTTGAGATGGGAAGTAGAGAAACAATGACAATACCTCACACAGCCTCTTCTGCTGGTCCAATGTGTCTTTAGGCAACTTCTTCCTTTCTGTTTCCAAGGTGAGGCCAACAATGTATTCTCTGCAGATTGTGATCAGCTGCTGAGCCTAAGAGAGACAGTAACCTCAAATCAGGTAaccaccaccaactaccatccgGCCCACACTTGATTAACCACAGTAAATAACATTGACCGCAATGAAATCATTTCACTCTAAAACATGTCTGCATACCTCTGCGATCTCCTGCTTGTTGTCGACCACCAGCAGTGGCACAGACAGCAGGATGGCGCGGAAGCGTTCAACGGCCTCCTCAAAGCGGCCGGCAGTGGTGAGCTGGTAGCACTGCTGCAGGCGGGCGATGAGGTCAGAAAGACGAAGACCCACGGCAGGTAGCCCTTGCTTGGTCCCACAGTCCTTCCAGTTCCTCTGGGGGTTACCACGCAGGCAGGGTAGAGAAGGCAGGCCCAGGTAGCAGGTCCGCCCGCGGGACAGAGTCTGCATGAACAGCTGCTTATAGGGCCCAAACTGCACCACCCCAACCTGGTCATGGAGCAACTGaaaagtagaggaagagagagactttGTACTAAAGTATAAACCTgtatagaatgtgtgtgtgtgcgtgtgtgtaagcTTACCCTCATGGCGGTCTCAAATGAGCCTGCCAGGACGTGGTCCACAGGGAGCTGGGAGTTGTTGCACCACAGCTGTGTGGGGCTCATGCCCTTAGTGGGCGGGACAAAGAAACCATCTTCAGCCCCTCCTCCAGAGCCAGCTGACAACTCCTAGTGGTAGAGAAAATAAACGTTCTCAAACTGACATGTCATAATTCCTGCTATGATTTGCATTCCTTAAGCCAAATTGTCAAGACAGAACTGATGTCAAAGAAGAGTGAATCATCTCACCAGCTCTGGAGGAAGGTCCAGATCTTCCTCCACCTCCcaacctcctccttcctccttcgcTGCACCTCCTTCCTCTCCTAATCCATCCTGGGCATCCATGAAGCCATCTGATGGAAACAGAGAAGAGAAATGAGATGAACATAGGAAGAGATTGAGTAACAGGCAGGGTCCATCAGATGTCTCTACTTTCTGCCTGACTCACCCTCATCCAGCTGAAGCTCTGcatcctctccccagccctctcctcctgGGGCATCAACATCCATGTCTGCAGCCATCTGACCAGCCTTCCCtgaatcacacacacaaaaaaacaaaaacacatttaacATCTCTACGCAACAAGTACTCTCACCACTTCCCACTCCAACATAAAAACATTTTCAACTTAATACACGCCATGCTGACATGGCACATTACATCACCATTGCATCTAAACATTACATCTAAACTCAAATGAGTGTATGGAGTGTCAGGGCTGAGGACTCACTCACCTTTGGCTGCAATGGCTCCCTCAAAGAAGCCCTTGGACACAGTAAGCAGGGGCCAGTTGGTATCCAGGGGGTTGataggtggtggtggctgcagcAGCTGGGCATTGAGGTCCACCTCAGGGACAGTCTCCTTCTCCAGGTCAAATGTCTCTTTCAGGGATTCTGCCTCTTCGTCCATCCCGTGGGTAGCAGCAGTCAGATATGCCAGTGACTCTACATATGGAAGACAGCCACACAGAGATCAGAGTTACAGACAAGCAGTTTAGACCAAAAGCACCAGAAACAAGAGTCTTGTGTCAGAAATGtcaagggagtgggagagagattgAGGTGTTTGAATTAAGGGGGACTCACTCTGGCCACAGTTCTTCAGTATGCGAACTCTCTCGCTGACGTCCCCCAGATACAGAGCACCCTGGTAGTGTCCACTCATGTCCTTCCTGATCTCAGCTGCAACACCACACAGACGTCTGTCATACAACTGACAAACACACCGTCAGTCAAACAaaagacaaaaacaacaaaataatctCTTACCGATCTTCATCATCTTGCGGAGCTTGGCCAGGTTACCAGTGATGAGGTAGAGGAAGGTGAGCTTGTCGAAGTTCTTGGTCCTCTGGTAGCACATCTCCACGACCTGGTGATGACCCTGCAGCAGTGCAGCCTCGCCCAGCCGCTCCCAGCAGCCCCTCTCATCCAGAGCCTTGGCAGCCTCCAACGCCACCTACAGACACAAAGGAAAAATTACATCACACAGTGTTTCACACAGATGATCTCAAGAGATTCCCAATGAAACCTGGGGTCTCAAACTCACTTCAATGTTGCCACACTCCAGAGCTAGAGTGAAGCGGGTCTTCTCATCCTTGACAAAGTGCAGGGCTACCTCAGGGTAACCCTTCTTCTGCAGGTAGGAGATGATGGACTGGCCAACCAGCTTGGCGTTACGCACCATGTGCAAAACCTGGAGGAGACAAAGGTCAGGGGTCACAAAGTCAGTCTAAAAGAAAAAGAGATGACCATGTTAACTCTAAGAGATAGGAGCACTGAATTGCATCGTTCTCACCTCTTCATATTTGCGGTTGACCAGGGCCAGTTTGAAGCGGTACTCCGTGGGGTCGATGGTCAGCACACGGGGCCTGCATTCACGGTCAAGACAGTAGACGCTGTTGCCTCTGACCCGGGTCACGTAGATGGGCAGGTCCAGAGTCCGGATGATACCATGATCACTACAGACAAGAGTAGAGTGTGATAAGAAAAGTTGGATACTCCCCTCGTCTCTCAAAGGCATCACTGAAGGAGTAAACAGCTTTCATATTCCAGTATGTTCAAAAAGGACTAGGAAGGGAATTAatcaatatactctacttccaATATACTCGGAATAAAGTGTGCGTTTGTGGCGTCTTGTGCATTACCCTGAGGTGAGGGCGTATTTAATGTGGTTAGATGTGGTGTAAATGAAGA
Encoded proteins:
- the LOC115114653 gene encoding coatomer subunit alpha produces the protein MLTKFETKSARVKGLSFHPKRPWILASLHNGVIQLWDYRMCTLIDKFDEHDGPVRGIDFHKQQPLFVSGGDDYKIKVWNYKLRRCLFTLLGHLDYIRTTFFHHEYPWILSASDDQTIRIWNWQSRTCVCVLTGHNHYVMCAQFHPSEDLVVSASLDQTVRVWDISGLRKKNLSPGAVETDVRGISGVDLFGASDAVVKHVLEGHDRGVNWAAFHPTMPLIVSGADDRQVKIWRMNESKAWELDTCRGHYNNVSCAVFHPRQELILSNSEDKSIRVWDMSKRTGVQTFRRDHDRFWVLGAHPNLNLFAAGHDSGMLVFKLERERPAYAVYGNMLYYVKDRFLRQLDFNSSKDTAVMQLRSGSKFPVFSMSYNPAENAVLLCTRATNLENSTYDLYAIPKESDSQNPDAPEGKRSSGLTAVWVARNRFAVLDRMHSLLIKNLKNEIVKKVQVPSCEEIFYAGTGSLLLRDADGVTLFDVQQKRSLATVKIAKVKYVVWSADTSHVALLAKHAIMICNRKLESLCNIHENIRVKSGAWDESGVFIYTTSNHIKYALTSGDHGIIRTLDLPIYVTRVRGNSVYCLDRECRPRVLTIDPTEYRFKLALVNRKYEEVLHMVRNAKLVGQSIISYLQKKGYPEVALHFVKDEKTRFTLALECGNIEVALEAAKALDERGCWERLGEAALLQGHHQVVEMCYQRTKNFDKLTFLYLITGNLAKLRKMMKIAEIRKDMSGHYQGALYLGDVSERVRILKNCGQKSLAYLTAATHGMDEEAESLKETFDLEKETVPEVDLNAQLLQPPPPINPLDTNWPLLTVSKGFFEGAIAAKGKAGQMAADMDVDAPGGEGWGEDAELQLDEDGFMDAQDGLGEEGGAAKEEGGGWEVEEDLDLPPELELSAGSGGGAEDGFFVPPTKGMSPTQLWCNNSQLPVDHVLAGSFETAMRLLHDQVGVVQFGPYKQLFMQTLSRGRTCYLGLPSLPCLRGNPQRNWKDCGTKQGLPAVGLRLSDLIARLQQCYQLTTAGRFEEAVERFRAILLSVPLLVVDNKQEIAEAQQLITICREYIVGLTLETERKKLPKDTLDQQKRLCEMAAYFTHCSLQPVHMVLVLRTALNLFFKLKNFKTAASFARRLLELGPKPEVAQQTRKILAACEKTLTDAHQLNYDPHNPFDLCAASYTPLYRGRPVEKCPLSGACYCPPYKGQVCRVTQVTEIGKDVIGLRVSPLQFR